AGTTAGGTGCATGTAAATGATGGTGTAGATTTATGACGCAGTAAATGAGTAACCAATacttaacaataaaaaagacattaaagatgttttgtaTAACATCTTAAAGATGGAAAAAggtaaagtgtaataaaataagcaCTAAAATGTGTATTTGGGATGTTTTCTTTATATCAGTCTGAAAGACATTACTTTACaaaatttccattaaaaaaataaaaaaaatataaaaaacacccAAATGTCCTTTGTTTTTATAGGAAATATGCCAACATATGGCAAATCAAACAAGAAATTATGGCTCAATCtgttactttttttctcttttttgattaactggccatttaaaaaataaattcaatatattttcCACCCAAATGTCCTTTGTTTTTATAGGAAATATGCcaacatatgtatttatatctgaagtgcatttgtgtgtgaaGAATGAGAGGAGACAGTTGTAATTAAAACCATCTgatgtgtattttgaataaaaaaattacaaatacaatgcaaccttttttttcttaatgggCATACATTTTAACACACTTATAGAATTTAGTGCTTGATCTTAAGCCAttgtacttttttaattaaaaattgaagAAAACCTCTCATATGaccaaaattgaaaataaaacaatgtttttttttttcttttcttttttttcttggatcgcttgatttaaaaaaaaaaggttttaaaagaaTACAAAAGGAATAAAATTCATCTTAAATCACAGGAAATCCAGTtatcaaaaatagaaaaacaagaaaaatatttcaaaacgtACCTCcccataaaaatacaaaacatgaaaacacgGACTTACATACATATGAACAAACATGATCCATACAATAGGGACGGAGCATGCGTTCAGGTTAAATAATGATTTCAGCTGAGACTGTGAGATTGAGAACTGAAGTCTGTTGTTATGTGCTGTTGAGTCCATGAGTTTCATCACTACTGAGCTGTTTCTCTTTTGAAGGCTTCTTTTTCTGGACAATAAAAGAGCAGTACAAGTAATTCACTTACAGAACAATTCATctaaatcagttttattattattattattataaagggtTTCCACcaggtttcataaaaataaagactttttaagaccaagaAAAGACCATTTAAGAAACACAATGAGCCGTTTTAGCAACACTTCACCgtttaaaaacacagcttttttaaAACCGATCTCCATGACTTTTTAAAGGAGAAAATTCTGCTtattttcttcatgcaatccaTTCACCGATTTTACCTTTTTGTGCACTACCTCCTCCTCATCTGGAGCAGATACAGGAGGATCATCAGGCATCATCTCCTCCGTTTCTTCAtctctctccttctttttcttcttctctgtatGTCGTTTCAATGTGATGGGaaacacaagcaaacaaaaactGAAAGAAGCAGTAAAATAAAGCCACCAGCCAggatatacatatatttaattacttaCTCTTTTTCTTCTGACTTATTTCTACAGGAACggatgcttcttcttcttcttcttctgctggtGGTTGAAGTGCATCTGCATTTTCACTCtccttgtttttcttcttctctttgtctttcttgGCCTTCTTGGGCTCAGGCGTGTCCTCCTCCGGTGCTGGGACATCACAAGCTTCttctcttttgtgttttctttttttggaaggaGTTTTTAGACCGTGACTACAGGTTTCCTCATTTTCCAAACCATCGCCATCTACAGTCCTTGCTTGAGATTGACTGCTTTTTAAGGGTGTTTCTGAAGAAACCTCATTCTGGATCTCCACAACCTTTCTTTTTGTGGAGTCAGACTGCGGGAGATCAGCGTCTGATGGGGCTGTTTTGACCTTCTTACTGGTAGTTTCCTCCTCGGCAGATTCTTCAGTGCTTTTAACTTTCTTGGCTTTAGCTTTTTTTGACGGTGTTTCAGACTCTACGGTTTCTGAAAGGCTTTTACTGGCCTTAAGTTTGGCTTTTTTAGATGAAGAGAATTCTAGAGAGAGATCAGCTTTCTCAGATGTCGTTTCTTGGTCAATCTCAGAAGGACCTTCGGTTTTTTTCTTAGCTTTAACCTTCTTTGAAGGCGTCTCATCAGGAACAGGCTTcttgtttttgactttttttgatggcgtctctgattggtcagaggTAGCGTCCATCGCAGCGGTAGTTTCTAGCAACTTGCTAGCAGCTTTCTTAACCTCTTTAATATTTAAGGGACTATTGTCAGTTTCAACATTACTGGCTTCAGATTGGCTTTTCTTCTTTTTAGCCTTTTTAGACGGAGTTTCAGTGCTGCTGGTTTCTGAGGTACCAATATCTTTCCAAACATTAGTCTCAGCTTGCTCTGAAAAACTATTACCTTTTTTAAAGTGAACTCTTTTAGGAGTCCTATTGGCTTCTGAATCTGATACACCAACCTCTTTAGTCAACGGAGAGGCGGTTTTGCCAGTTTCCAAGAGTCCATTCATTTCATGATGTGCTTCTGGTTTATCAGACGAGTTAGCAGCTTTAGCCTTTGTTCTTTTAGGGGTCTTAACCACATCAAGACCTGAGATACTA
The Cyprinus carpio isolate SPL01 chromosome B14, ASM1834038v1, whole genome shotgun sequence DNA segment above includes these coding regions:
- the LOC109081308 gene encoding transcriptional regulator ATRX homolog isoform X3, which gives rise to MVSQLSDADRVKMDVLSNLDESPVSSAKSPAKGRTTKKPARAKKEANPAKKGKSSTPAKKSTAKPVDIPVTTDASETPSKKSKDKDSVAISEPREVQTPSKKAGNKTNSSISGLDVVKTPKRTKAKAANSSDKPEAHHEMNGLLETGKTASPLTKEVGVSDSEANRTPKRVHFKKGNSFSEQAETNVWKDIGTSETSSTETPSKKAKKKKSQSEASNVETDNSPLNIKEVKKAASKLLETTAAMDATSDQSETPSKKVKNKKPVPDETPSKKVKAKKKTEGPSEIDQETTSEKADLSLEFSSSKKAKLKASKSLSETVESETPSKKAKAKKVKSTEESAEEETTSKKVKTAPSDADLPQSDSTKRKVVEIQNEVSSETPLKSSQSQARTVDGDGLENEETCSHGLKTPSKKRKHKREEACDVPAPEEDTPEPKKAKKDKEKKKNKESENADALQPPAEEEEEEASVPVEISQKKKKKKKKKERDEETEEMMPDDPPVSAPDEEEVVHKKKKKPSKEKQLSSDETHGLNST
- the LOC109081308 gene encoding lisH domain-containing protein C1711.05-like isoform X1 gives rise to the protein MDSNITDASPDELIKLIYHHLKDNGYKKAANVLRKHAPQVETEVKASLSEIFKKWASSDDGDVVGSKKSVSNKTTSGLAKKSTKQKKKETVTKPRKRKKSVPQLAGNDSDSDSSLDVEKWRKMVSQLSDADRVKMDVLSNLDESPVSSAKSPAKGRTTKKPARAKKEANPAKKGKSSTPAKKSTAKPVDIPVTTDASETPSKKSKDKDSVAISEPREVQTPSKKAGNKTNSSISGLDVVKTPKRTKAKAANSSDKPEAHHEMNGLLETGKTASPLTKEVGVSDSEANRTPKRVHFKKGNSFSEQAETNVWKDIGTSETSSTETPSKKAKKKKSQSEASNVETDNSPLNIKEVKKAASKLLETTAAMDATSDQSETPSKKVKNKKPVPDETPSKKVKAKKKTEGPSEIDQETTSEKADLSLEFSSSKKAKLKASKSLSETVESETPSKKAKAKKVKSTEESAEEETTSKKVKTAPSDADLPQSDSTKRKVVEIQNEVSSETPLKSSQSQARTVDGDGLENEETCSHGLKTPSKKRKHKREEACDVPAPEEDTPEPKKAKKDKEKKKNKESENADALQPPAEEEEEEASVPVEISQKKKKKKKKKERDEETEEMMPDDPPVSAPDEEEVVHKKKKKPSKEKQLSSDETHGLNST
- the LOC109081308 gene encoding lisH domain-containing protein C1711.05-like isoform X2 — encoded protein: MDSNITDASPDELIKLIYHHLKDNGYKKAANVLRKHAPQVETEVKASLSEIFKKWASSDDGDVGSKKSVSNKTTSGLAKKSTKQKKKETVTKPRKRKKSVPQLAGNDSDSDSSLDVEKWRKMVSQLSDADRVKMDVLSNLDESPVSSAKSPAKGRTTKKPARAKKEANPAKKGKSSTPAKKSTAKPVDIPVTTDASETPSKKSKDKDSVAISEPREVQTPSKKAGNKTNSSISGLDVVKTPKRTKAKAANSSDKPEAHHEMNGLLETGKTASPLTKEVGVSDSEANRTPKRVHFKKGNSFSEQAETNVWKDIGTSETSSTETPSKKAKKKKSQSEASNVETDNSPLNIKEVKKAASKLLETTAAMDATSDQSETPSKKVKNKKPVPDETPSKKVKAKKKTEGPSEIDQETTSEKADLSLEFSSSKKAKLKASKSLSETVESETPSKKAKAKKVKSTEESAEEETTSKKVKTAPSDADLPQSDSTKRKVVEIQNEVSSETPLKSSQSQARTVDGDGLENEETCSHGLKTPSKKRKHKREEACDVPAPEEDTPEPKKAKKDKEKKKNKESENADALQPPAEEEEEEASVPVEISQKKKKKKKKKERDEETEEMMPDDPPVSAPDEEEVVHKKKKKPSKEKQLSSDETHGLNST